Proteins encoded in a region of the Tribolium castaneum strain GA2 chromosome 7, icTriCast1.1, whole genome shotgun sequence genome:
- the LOC135266744 gene encoding putative nuclease HARBI1, which translates to MAVSQSSTSRAIDEVTNALNHQAVFNQWVHFPRNLVELRSLRTQFFKNQGFAGVIGCLDCTYVALWPPNILNANMPEHIFICDSELRILNVNAKFPGSTHDAHIWRTSNVQPLLTNLHQNGHKSFFLLGNLIYIA; encoded by the exons atggcaGTTTCACAGTCTTCTACATCAAGAGCAATTGATGAAGTGACAAATGCTTTAAACCACCAAGCCGTATTTAATCAATGGGTACATTTTCCAAGAAATTTGGTTGAATTAAGAAGTCTTAGAACTCA gttttttaaaaatcaaggtTTTGCGGGAGTTATTGGATGTTTGGACTGTACGTACGTGGCTCTGTGGCCCCCTAATATTTTAAACGCTAATATGCCTgaacatattttt ATATGTGACTCGGAGCTTCGAATCTTAAATGTTAACGCAAAGTTTCCGGGAAGCACTCATGACGCACACATTTGGAGGACCAGTAATGTGCAACcacttttgacaaatttacatcaaaatggacataaaagttttttcctTCTGGGTAATCTAATTTATATCGCTTAA